One window from the genome of Streptomyces cadmiisoli encodes:
- a CDS encoding DEAD/DEAH box helicase codes for MQRTPAASPSDLFEPARCCAVFLPGDPARTGRVAFWRDGGTPPVVEGGTVADLDVVAPRGTGVELVRVSALVLPVRAALPVLTRARVTAEGHRSAVFWGAASLLALQFAARGLLLPGLSSGDHDAWRMGPLRPEDVDSVRRLAAAMPPEAHAVPLAPGAPLRLPAPEHLLRAFLDATADVLPRSPAAQLVTGGPAYAANEPQHLPGHRAWAADVAAGNDAGVRISLRIEVRNLTAGAPDEPEPTFRAVLQVHSASDPALVADAAEVWAHNDVTQGAFGPRARMDVLLSLRRAARAWPALTPLLSAPVPDAVELADEEVTELVGEGAAALAGSGVDVHWPRELTRELTARAVVGPADDGTAARRLAADTPSFLSADALLAFDWWFALGEQRLTRAELDRLAEANRPVVRLRDQWVLIDPQEVRRARAQRDRKVTPIDALGAALTGSTEVDGRRVEVQPTGWLAALRERLADPEAQEPVAQPAALAAELRDYQRRGLSWLAGMTSLGLGCCLADDMGLGKTITLIALHLHRQSDPSAAGPTLVVCPTSLMGNWQREIERFAPGTPVRRFHGSRRALDDLADGEFVLTTYGTMRLDSGRLAEVPWGLVVADEAQHVKNPYSETARRLRSIGARARVALTGTPVENNLSELWAVLDWTTPGLLGRLGAFHTRYAQAVESGRDPAAAERLTRLVRPFLLRRRKSDPGIAPELPPKTETDRAVSLTAEQAGLYEAVVRETLAEISDADSMARRGLIVKLLTALKQICNHPAQYLKEERPRIAGRSGKLDLLDELLDTILAEGASVLVFTQYVGMARIVERHLADRGVPCQFLHGGTPVPEREAMVSRFQDGEVPVFLLSLKAAGTGLNLTRAEHVVHYDRWWNPAVEAQATDRAYRIGQDRPVQVHRLIAEGTIEDRIADMLTRKRALADAVLGSGEAALTELTDAELAGLVELRGTVR; via the coding sequence GTGCAGAGGACCCCTGCGGCATCCCCCTCCGACCTCTTCGAACCGGCCCGCTGCTGTGCGGTGTTCCTGCCCGGCGATCCCGCCCGCACGGGCCGTGTGGCCTTCTGGCGGGACGGCGGCACACCGCCGGTCGTCGAGGGCGGCACCGTCGCCGACCTGGACGTGGTCGCGCCCCGCGGGACAGGCGTGGAACTGGTACGCGTATCCGCTCTCGTACTCCCGGTGCGCGCCGCGCTGCCCGTGCTCACGCGTGCGCGTGTGACGGCGGAGGGACACCGGTCGGCCGTGTTCTGGGGCGCGGCCTCGCTGCTGGCCCTTCAGTTCGCCGCGCGCGGACTGCTGCTGCCCGGCCTGTCGTCCGGCGATCACGACGCCTGGCGGATGGGGCCCCTGCGCCCGGAGGACGTCGACAGCGTCCGCCGGCTCGCCGCCGCGATGCCGCCCGAGGCGCACGCCGTACCGCTCGCCCCTGGCGCGCCGCTGCGCCTGCCCGCCCCCGAACACCTGCTGCGGGCCTTCCTCGACGCGACAGCCGACGTACTGCCCCGTTCCCCGGCCGCACAGCTCGTGACGGGCGGACCGGCCTACGCCGCGAACGAGCCGCAGCACCTCCCCGGCCACCGGGCATGGGCCGCCGATGTCGCGGCGGGCAACGACGCGGGCGTCCGGATCTCCCTGCGGATCGAGGTACGGAATCTGACGGCAGGCGCGCCGGACGAACCGGAGCCGACCTTCCGAGCCGTGCTCCAGGTGCACAGTGCGAGCGATCCCGCCCTGGTCGCGGACGCCGCGGAGGTCTGGGCCCACAACGATGTGACGCAGGGCGCCTTCGGTCCGCGCGCGCGGATGGACGTCCTCCTCTCGCTGCGCCGGGCGGCCCGCGCCTGGCCCGCGCTGACGCCCCTGCTGTCCGCCCCGGTGCCGGATGCCGTCGAACTCGCCGACGAGGAGGTCACGGAGCTTGTAGGCGAGGGCGCGGCGGCCCTCGCCGGCAGCGGCGTGGACGTCCACTGGCCCAGGGAACTGACCCGCGAGCTGACCGCCCGTGCCGTCGTGGGTCCCGCGGACGACGGGACGGCCGCGCGCCGGCTCGCCGCGGACACGCCGTCGTTCCTGTCCGCCGACGCGCTGCTCGCCTTCGACTGGTGGTTCGCCCTGGGCGAGCAGCGGCTCACGCGCGCGGAACTGGACCGCCTCGCCGAGGCGAACCGGCCCGTGGTGCGGCTGCGCGACCAGTGGGTGCTGATCGACCCTCAGGAGGTGCGCCGCGCCCGCGCCCAGCGGGATCGGAAGGTCACGCCCATCGACGCGCTCGGTGCCGCCCTGACGGGCTCGACCGAGGTGGACGGCCGCCGGGTCGAGGTGCAGCCGACCGGGTGGCTGGCCGCGTTGCGCGAGCGGCTCGCGGATCCGGAGGCTCAAGAACCTGTCGCACAGCCCGCCGCGCTCGCCGCGGAACTGCGCGACTACCAGCGGCGGGGTCTGAGCTGGCTCGCCGGGATGACGTCCCTCGGACTGGGCTGCTGTCTCGCCGACGACATGGGACTCGGCAAGACGATCACACTGATCGCCCTGCATCTGCACCGGCAGTCCGACCCGTCGGCCGCCGGACCGACGCTCGTGGTCTGCCCGACGTCCCTGATGGGCAACTGGCAGCGCGAGATCGAGAGGTTCGCGCCCGGCACGCCCGTGCGTCGTTTCCACGGGTCGCGGCGTGCCCTGGACGACCTGGCCGACGGTGAGTTCGTCCTCACCACGTACGGCACGATGCGCCTCGACTCGGGCCGACTGGCCGAGGTGCCGTGGGGCCTGGTGGTTGCGGACGAGGCCCAGCACGTGAAGAACCCGTACTCGGAGACCGCGCGCCGGCTGCGTTCCATCGGCGCACGCGCGCGTGTGGCGCTCACCGGAACGCCGGTGGAGAACAACCTGTCCGAACTGTGGGCCGTCCTCGACTGGACGACCCCGGGGCTGCTGGGCCGGCTCGGCGCCTTCCACACGCGCTACGCGCAGGCCGTGGAGAGCGGTCGCGACCCGGCGGCCGCGGAGCGCCTCACCCGGCTGGTCCGTCCCTTCCTGCTGCGCCGTCGGAAGTCGGATCCGGGTATCGCCCCCGAGCTGCCCCCGAAGACGGAGACCGACCGCGCCGTGTCGCTCACCGCGGAGCAGGCGGGCCTGTACGAGGCGGTCGTGCGGGAGACGCTCGCCGAGATCTCCGACGCCGACAGCATGGCGCGGCGCGGACTGATCGTGAAGCTGCTGACCGCTCTGAAGCAGATCTGCAACCATCCCGCGCAGTACCTGAAGGAGGAGCGGCCGAGAATCGCCGGCCGCTCCGGGAAGCTGGACCTGCTGGACGAGCTGCTCGACACGATCCTCGCCGAGGGGGCGAGCGTGCTCGTCTTCACGCAGTACGTGGGGATGGCCCGCATCGTCGAACGGCACCTCGCCGACCGGGGTGTCCCCTGCCAGTTCCTGCACGGCGGCACGCCCGTACCGGAGCGCGAGGCCATGGTGAGCCGATTCCAGGACGGTGAGGTCCCGGTCTTCCTGCTGTCGCTGAAGGCCGCGGGCACGGGCCTGAACCTCACCAGGGCCGAGCACGTCGTGCACTACGACCGCTGGTGGAACCCCGCCGTCGAGGCACAGGCCACCGACCGGGCGTACCGCATCGGCCAGGACCGGCCGGTCCAGGTGCACCGGCTGATCGCGGAGGGAACGATCGAGGACCGGATCGCAGACATGCTCACCCGCAAGCGGGCGCTGGCCGACGCGGTGCTCGGCTCCGGCGAGGCCGCGCTGACGGAACTGACGGACGCGGAACTGGCCGGACTGGTGGAGCTGCGAGGGACCGTGCGATGA
- a CDS encoding tannase/feruloyl esterase family alpha/beta hydrolase, which yields MRPSLGVPALSAALVAAVLAAPTPALGTEGGAGHCARQERVRVPGAELQRSACLADLTTTGLAGTPYTDMADQAGLTAGATRTPSGVPGVQVDGYFPDSSRFNATHGWQHDAQFVIRLPDRWNGGLVVTGAPGTRRQYATDKAISDQVLARGFAYAATDKGNNGTDFYLDGTRPGDAVAEWNARTTQLTRAARKAVAQRYGHAPRRTYMTGISNGGYLTRWQLENHPELYDGGVDWEGALWTADGPNLLTSLPQAVAWSLGSASDEDLYAAGFAPGSEFLWPYHQRAYWGVTQKTYRAEFDPAYDPRCPGPSADTTLEEILAPCASDATYDYASRPASVRRAVARVALTGRIQRPLITLHGDLDTLLPKAADSDVYARMIDTRGRGSLHRYYTIQGGTHVDGLYDTHPDRLRPILPCYRSAFDTLVAWVERGTRPPADRVVERPTGGDVVDSCALDGGTAARR from the coding sequence ATGCGCCCGTCCCTCGGAGTTCCCGCACTCTCCGCCGCTCTCGTGGCGGCAGTCCTCGCCGCGCCGACGCCCGCTCTGGGCACGGAGGGCGGCGCCGGCCACTGCGCCCGCCAGGAACGGGTGCGTGTGCCGGGTGCGGAGCTCCAGCGCAGCGCCTGTCTCGCCGATCTGACCACCACGGGGCTGGCCGGAACCCCCTACACGGACATGGCCGACCAGGCGGGACTGACCGCCGGCGCCACCCGCACACCGTCCGGGGTGCCCGGCGTCCAGGTCGACGGCTACTTCCCTGACTCCTCGCGCTTCAACGCCACGCACGGCTGGCAGCACGACGCGCAGTTCGTGATCCGGCTGCCGGACCGCTGGAACGGCGGCCTCGTCGTCACCGGGGCGCCGGGCACCCGCAGGCAGTACGCGACCGACAAGGCGATCTCCGACCAGGTGCTGGCCCGGGGATTCGCGTACGCCGCGACCGACAAGGGCAACAACGGCACCGACTTCTACCTCGACGGCACCCGTCCCGGGGACGCGGTCGCGGAGTGGAACGCACGCACGACGCAGCTGACCCGCGCGGCCCGGAAAGCGGTGGCGCAGCGCTACGGACACGCCCCGCGCCGCACCTACATGACCGGCATCTCCAACGGCGGTTACCTCACCCGCTGGCAGTTGGAGAACCACCCCGAGCTGTACGACGGCGGCGTGGACTGGGAGGGGGCGCTGTGGACGGCGGACGGACCCAACCTGCTCACCTCCCTGCCGCAGGCGGTGGCCTGGTCGCTCGGCTCGGCGTCCGACGAGGACCTGTACGCCGCCGGCTTCGCGCCGGGCTCGGAGTTCCTGTGGCCGTACCACCAGCGGGCCTACTGGGGCGTCACGCAGAAGACCTACCGGGCGGAGTTCGATCCGGCCTATGATCCCCGCTGCCCCGGCCCGTCCGCCGATACGACGCTCGAGGAGATCCTGGCGCCGTGCGCGTCCGACGCGACGTACGACTACGCCTCGCGTCCCGCGTCCGTGCGGCGCGCCGTGGCCCGGGTGGCGCTGACCGGGCGGATCCAGCGGCCGCTCATCACCCTGCACGGCGACCTGGACACGCTGCTGCCGAAAGCCGCCGACTCCGACGTCTACGCACGGATGATCGACACCCGTGGGCGTGGTTCGCTGCACCGGTACTACACGATCCAGGGCGGTACCCACGTCGACGGGCTGTACGACACCCACCCGGACCGGCTGCGGCCGATCCTGCCCTGCTACCGGTCGGCGTTCGACACGCTGGTCGCCTGGGTGGAGCGCGGCACCCGTCCGCCCGCGGACCGGGTCGTCGAACGGCCCACGGGCGGTGATGTGGTCGACTCGTGCGCGCTGGACGGCGGGACCGCTGCCCGGCGGTAG